The following are encoded together in the Brassica napus cultivar Da-Ae chromosome A9, Da-Ae, whole genome shotgun sequence genome:
- the LOC106345241 gene encoding sucrose synthase 3, which produces MSNPKLTRILSMRDRVQDTLSAHRNELVALLSRYVDQGKGILQPHNLIDELESIIGDDDARKKSLSDGPFGEILKSAMEAIVIPPFVALAVRPRQGVWEYVRVNVYELSVEQLTVSEYLCFKEELVDGASSSDPFCLELDFEPFNANVPRPSRSSSIGNGVQFLNRHLSSVMFRNKDCLEPLLDFLRVHKYKGHPLMLNDRIQSIYRLQSQLSKAEDHISKLPEETPFSEFEYSIQGMGFEKGWGDTAARVLEMMYLLSDILQAPDPSSLEKFLGMVPMVFNVVILSPHGYFGQANVLGLPDTGGQVVYILDQVRALETEMLLRIKRQGLDITPRILIVTRLIPDAKGTTCNQRLERVSGTEHTHILRVPFRSDKGILRKWISRFDVWPYLENYAQDAASEIVGELRGVPDFIIGNYSDGNLVASLMAHKMGVTQCTIAHALEKTKYPDSDIYWKDFDNKYHFSCQFTADLIAMNNADFIITSTYQEIAGTKNTVGQYESHGAFTLPGLYRVVHGIDVFDPKFNIVSPGADMTIYFPFTESEKRLTALHGSIEEMLYSPEQTDEHVGTLSDRSKPLLFSMARLDKVKNISGLVEMYGKNTKLRELVNLVVIAGNIDVNKSKDREEISEIEKMHGLIKNYKLEGQFRWITAQTNRARNGELYRYIADTKGAFAQPAFYEAFGLTVVEAMTCGLPTFATLHGGPAEIIEHGVSGFHIDPYHPEQAGNIMAEFFQRCKEDPNHWNKVSDSGLQRIYERYTWKIYSERLMTLAGVYGFWKYVSKLERRETRRYLEMFYILKFRDLVKTVPLSDDE; this is translated from the exons AtgtcaaaccctaaactcactAGGATCCTAAGCATGAGAGACCGCGTGCAGGACACGCTCTCCGCTCACCGCAACGAACTCGTCGCTCTTCTCTCCAG GTACGTTGATCAGGGAAAAGGGATTCTTCAGCCGCACAACTTGATCGACGAACTCGAATCCATCATCGGAGACGACGACGCAAGGAAGAAGAGTCTCTCCGATGGTCCTTTCGGCGAAATCCTCAAATCCGCAATG GAAGCCATAGTGATACCACCGTTCGTTGCCTTAGCCGTTAGACcaagacaaggtgtttgggAATACGTTCGTGTCAATGTCTACGAGCTAAGCGTTGAACAGTTAACTGTCTCCGAGTATCTTTGTTTCAAAGAAGAACTCGTTGATGGAGCTAGCAGCAGCGACCCTTTTTGCCTTGAGCTTGATTTCGAGCCTTTCAACGCAAACGTGCCGCGTCCTTCGAGGTCGTCTTCCATTGGGAATGGAGTTCAGTTTTTGAACCGTCACTTGTCTTCTGTTATGTTCCGTAATAAAGATTGCTTGGAGCCTCTGCTTGACTTCCTAAGGGTTCATAAGTACAAAGGTCAT CCATTGATGTTGAATGATCGGATTCAAAGCATATACAGGCTTCAAAGCCAACTTAGTAAAGCAGAAGATCACATCTCTAAGCTCCCAGAAGAAACTCCATTCTCTGAATTCGAGTATTCGATTCAAGGAATGGGGTTTGAGAAAGGATGGGGAGATACCGCGGCACGAGTACTCGAAATGATGTATCTCCTCTCTGATATACTTCAAGCTCCTGATCCTTCCTCCTTGGAGAAGTTTCTTGGGATGGTGCCAATGGTTTTCAACGTTGTCATCTTATCTCCACATGGATATTTCGGACAAGCTAATGTCCTAGGCTTGCCTGACACTGGTGGACAA GTTGTTTACATTCTAGACCAAGTTCGAGCCCTTGAGACTGAAATGCTGTTGAGGATAAAGAGACAAGGACTGGACATAACACCTAGGATTCTCATT GTAACAAGACTAATACCAGACGCGAAAGGAACTACATGCAACCAGAGGTTAGAGAGAGTAAGCGGAACTGAGCATACACACATCCTCCGAGTTCCCTTTAGGTCTGATAAAGGGATCCTTCGCAAATGGATTTCAAGATTCGACGTATGGCCTTACCTAGAAAACTATGCTCAG GATGCAGCAAGCGAGATCGTCGGCGAACTACGAGGAGTTCCTGACTTTATCATCGGTAACTATAGCGATGGAAACCTTGTTGCATCGTTAATGGCACATAAAATGGGTGTTACACAA TGCACTATTGCACATGCTCTGGAGAAAACAAAGTATCCAGACTCGGACATTTACTGGAAAGACTTCGACAACAAGTACCACTTCTCTTGCCAGTTCACTGCTGATCTAATCGCCATGAACAACGCAGACTTCATCATCACAAGCACTTACCAAGAGATCGCAGGAAC GAAGAACACGGTCGGTCAATACGAAAGCCATGGAGCTTTTACGCTCCCGGGGCTATACAGAGTAGTTCACGGCATCGATGTGTTTGATCCAAAGTTCAACATAGTCTCACCTGGAGCAGACATGACCATTTACTTCCCTTTTACCGAAAGTGAAAAGAGACTCACAGCTTTACATGGTTCCATTGAAGAAATGCTCTATAGCCCTGAGCAAACTGATGAGCATGT TGGTACATTGAGCGATAGGTCGAAGCCATTACTCTTCTCTATGGCAAGGCTAGACAAAGTGAAGAACATCTCGGGTTTAGTTGAGATGTACGGTAAGAACACAAAGCTGAGGGAGCTGGTGAACCTGGTCGTAATAGCTGGCAACATTGACGTGAACAAGTCCAAAGACAGAGAAGAGATCTCAGAGATTGAGAAGATGCATGGCCTTATAAAGAACTACAAGCTTGAAGGACAGTTTCGTTGGATAACGGCTCAGACTAACCGAGCTCGAAACGGCGAGCTTTACCGTTACATTGCGGATACAAAAGGTGCTTTCGCTCAGCCTGCGTTCTACGAGGCCTTTGGGCTTACGGTGGTGGAAGCAATGACTTGTGGGCTTCCTACTTTCGCCACTCTGCACGGTGGGCCTGCTGAGATTATAGAGCATGGGGTGTCTGGTTTCCATATTGATCCGTACCATCCTGAGCAAGCTGGTAACATTATGGCTGAGTTCTTTCAACGCTGTAAGGAAGATCCTAACCATTGGAACAAAGTATCAGATTCTGGACTGCAGAGGATATATGAAAG GTACACATGGAAGATATACTCTGAGAGGCTAATGACACTAGCTGGTGTGTATGGTTTCTGGAAATACGTATCGAAGCTGGAGCGTCGTGAGACTAGAAGATACCTTGAGATGTTCTACATTCTCAAGTTCCGCGACTTG gtgAAAACTGTACCTTTAAGCGACGATGAATGA
- the LOC125577628 gene encoding endoglucanase 17-like: MALLFFSSSSFDFRVFIVLSFFIVLCNGSSYSSSSPSSSLLSTHHHRHHIAKHNYKDALTKSILFFEGQRSGKLPHNQRMTWRRDSGLSDGSALHVDLVGGYYDAGDNIKFGFPMAFTTTMLSWSVIEFGGLMKSELPNAKAAIRWATDYLLKATARPDTIYVQVGDANKDHSCWERPEDMDTQRSVFKVDKNTPGSDVAAETAAALAAAAIVFKKSDPSYSKILLKRAVRVFAFADKYRGTYSAGLKPEVCPFYCSYSGYQDELLWGAAWLQKATKNVKYLNYIKMNGQVLGAAEYDNTFGWDNKHAGARILLTKAFLVQKMKTLSEYKGHADNFICSVIPGAPFSSSQYTPGGLLFKMSDANMQYVTSTSFLLLTYAKYLTSARTVVHCGGSVYTPGRLRSIAKKQVDYLLGDNPLGMSYMVGYGPKFPRRIHHRGSSLPCVASHPAKIQCHEGFSILNSQSPNPNILDGAVVGGPDQHDRFPDERTDYEQSEPATYINAPLVGALAYFAHSYGQL, encoded by the exons ATGgctctccttttcttttcttcttcctcctttgaCTTCAGAGTCTTCATTGTCCTCTCTTTCTTCATCGTTCTCTGCAATGGCTCCTcctactcttcttcttctccttcctcttctcttctcagcACTCACCACCATCGTCACCACATCGCCAAGCACAACTACAAAGACGCTCTCACCAAATCCATCCTCTTCTTCGAAGGCCAAAGGTCTGGGAAGCTTCCTCACAACCAGAGAATGACTTGGAGAAGAGACTCTGGCCTCTCTGATGGCTCTGCTCTTCAT gtGGACTTGGTTGGAGGATACTATGATGCAGGAGACAACATCAAGTTCGGTTTCCCAATGGCGTTCACAACAACAATGCTCTCATGGAGTGTAATTGAGTTCGGTGGTCTCATGAAATCTGAACTACCAAACGCTAAAGCAGCCATTCGCTGGGCAACAGACTATCTCCTCAAAGCCACTGCACGTCCTGACACCATTTACGTCCAAGTTGGTGATGCGAACAAAGACCATTCTTGTTGGGAAAGACCAGAAGACATGGATACACAGAGAAGTGTGTTTAAAGTAGACAAGAACACTCCTGGTTCTGATGTCGCTGCCGAAACAGCCGCCGCTCTCGCCGCAGCTGCTATCGTTTTCAAGAAGTCTGATCCTTCTTACTCCAAGATCCTCCTTAAACGAGCCGTTAGA GTTTTTGCATTTGCTGACAAATACAGAGGAACCTATAGTGCAGGATTGAAGCCAGAAGTTTGTCCATTTTATTGCTCTTACTCTGGTTATCAG GATGAGTTGTTGTGGGGAGCTGCTTGGTTACAAAAAGCTACAAAGAATGTAAAATATTTGAACTACATAAAGATGAATGGACAAGTCCTTGGAGCTGCTGAGTATGACAACACTTTTGGTTGGGACAACAAGCATGCTGGAGCCAGAATCCTTCTTACAAAG GCGTTTCTAGTTCAGAAAATGAAGACACTGAGTGAATACAAAGGTCATGCTGATAATTTCATCTGCTCTGTTATTCCTGGTGctcctttctcttcttctcagtACACACCGG GtggattattatttaaaatgtcAGATGCTAACATGCAATACGTGACGTCTACATCGTTCTTGCTCTTGACCTACGCCAAATACTTAACCTCCGCAAGAACTGTCGTCCACTGCGGTGGCTCAGTCTACACTCCTGGCCGCCTCCGCTCAATCGCCAAAAAGCAGGTGGATTATCTACTTGGAGACAACCCATTGGGGATGTCTTACATGGTTGGTTACGGTCCGAAATTCCCACGGAGAATCCACCACCGTGGCTCCTCCTTACCTTGCGTTGCAAGCCACCCGGCCAAGATTCAGTGTCACGAAGGCTTCTCCATCTTGAACTCTCAATCTCCAAACCCTAATATCCTCGACGGTGCAGTGGTTGGTGGTCCTGACCAGCACGATCGCTTCCCAGACGAACGGACTGACTACGAGCAGTCTGAGCCAGCTACTTACATCAATGCACCACTCGTTGGAGCTCTTGCCTACTTCGCTCATTCCTATGGTCAACTCTAG
- the LOC125577956 gene encoding uncharacterized protein LOC125577956, with product MTYPSNIHLSSQSFWAIEPVQADFWAWKRLLKLRILAIRFCKSVLGNGRTTSFWFDAWTPLGQLITYLGPLGPRALRVRKEAVVADVARDSAWSLPHPRSQQEFDIHSHLTTIALPLSHDIVDEYEWIVDDSPSNVFSASTTWEALRPKQEIQDWHDVVWFKGSIPKHAFTMWTANYDRLPTKARLSTWGLPISPLCSFCSREPETREHLFLTCEYSLEVWSYVFSRCHPPTSPLTDWAELLSWIRAPSSKRLSLLRKLTTQTVVFQLWKQRNNLIHNKISLPATAVFRSIDKELRNVISARREYKRFKDLMAMWL from the exons ATGACATACCCTAGCAA CATCCACTTATCTTCTCAGTCTTTTTGGGCCATCGAACCTGTTCAAGCGGACTTCTGGGCATGGAAGAGATTGCTTAAGCTCAGAATTCTAGCTATTAGATTCTGCAAATCTGTGCTAGGAAATGGACGAACAACTAGTTTCTGGTTTGACGCTTGGACGCCATTGGGCCAACTGATCACTTACTTGGGGCCTCTCGGTCCAAGGGCTTTAAGAGTCAGAAAGGAGGCAGTGGTAGCGGATGTTGCTAGAGACTCAGCGTGGTCTTTACCTCACCCCCGATCTCAACAGGAATTTGATATACACTCTCATCTCACTACTATAGCTCTTCCTCTATCTCATGATATTGTTGATGAATACGAATGGATTGTTGATGACTCTCCTTCAAATGTTTTCAGTGCCTCTACCACATGGGAAGCCCTGAGACCAAAGCAGGAGATTCAAGACTGGCATGACGTGGTCTGGTTCAAAGGATCAATACCGAAGCATGCCTTTACAATGTGGACAGCTAACTATGACAGGTTGCCAACAAAGGCCCGGCTTTCTACGTGGGGTCTCCCGATCTCACCCCTTTGCTCCTTCTGTTCAAGAGAACCAGAAACGAGGGAGCACTTGTTTTTGACATGCGAATACAGTCTCGAAGTCTGGAGCTACGTCTTCAGCAGATGCCATCCTCCTACCTCTCCACTCACGGACTGGGCAGAGCTACTCTCTTGGATCCGAGCCCCTAGCTCTAAGAGACTATCTCTGCTTAGGAAATTAACAACTCAAACTGTGGTGTTTCAGTTGTGGAAACAGCGAAATAACTTGATCCATAACAAGATCTCTCTCCCGGCGACCGCGGTCTTCAGGAGCATTGACAAAGAGCTGAGAAATGTTATCTCTGCTAGAAGGGAGTATAAGAGATTCAAAGATCTTATGGCAATGTGGCTTTGA